In Sphingobacterium sp. R2, the genomic stretch AAAATCAAATGCAACCTTAACAAAAGAAACGGCAGTTGCTTCCAGCGCTAAATTGCAGTATTCCAATGCTAAAATCCAAGCACTTCTTAATCACAGTTATCGCCCTTTGGAACAAACCTTAAAAGAAATTGCAGCATTATATAACAAACAGTAAACTATAACATATTAACAACCAAACCTTGATTCATCGTGCGTAACAGACATCCAATAACGATCCCCTAACTAGTTTTTATTTCCTTTAATCAATATTTTTTAAGGGAAATGCCGATATGGGAGATCAGTATTTGGATGCATTATTCACCATTGTTTCATAAAAAAATAATACAATGAAAAACTACTACATCATTGATTTTGATAGTACATTTACGCAAGTAGAAGCGCTTGATGAACTTGCACGAATCTCTTTGGAAAATCATCCCGATCGCGAGGCTATCTACCTGGAAATCGAGCGGTATACCAATCTCGCGATGGAGGGTAAACTATCTTTTCGCGAAGCTTTGGCCGGCCGCGTAAAACTCTTAAATGCCAATAAAACTCATCTAGATAAACTTGTTTCACATCTTAAAAAGAAGGTATCAACTTCTTTTTCGCGAAATCGTGAATTCTTCAAAAAAAATGCTGATACCGCATGGATTGTTTCAGGTGGTTTTAAAGAGTTTATAACACCTGTCGTTACCCCTTACCATATAAAGACGGAAAATATCTATGCCAACACATTCAGATTCGATGAAAAAGGCAATATTATCGGTTTTGACGAAGAGAATCCACTATCAAATGAAGGTGGAAAAGTGCAATTATTGAGACAATTAAAAATTGAAGGAAAATTATTTGGCATAGGCGACGGATATTCCGACTTCCAATTAAAAGAGTCGGGGTTAATTGAAAAGTTTTTTGCATTCACTGAGAATATTCAACGTAAAAGCGTGACTGATAAAGCCGATTTCATTACACCAAGTTTTGACGAGTTCCTGTATGTCAATGATCTTCCCCGTGCAATATCCTATCCCAAGAATCGTATCCTATGTTTGATCGTGGGCGATGTACCAGAAATAGCAGCGCATATCTTGAAAAGAGATGGCTTTTCAATTCGGATAAAGGATACCATTGAAGAAAAGTATATCAAAGATGTCGGTATGCTACTATTGGGCGGCAATATTGACATCAGTGATGAGCTGCTTCAGCAGGCTGACAAATTAAAAACGATCGGGTATTTGGGCGATATCAAAGGTCACATCAATAAGGAGATCTGTAACGCCAAAGGTATTGTCGTTTTCGACGACAAGAAAAATAAAAAGAAGAATTCAGAGTTTATTCCTCGTCGAATGGCTGAATTTATTAATAATGGCGACACGTACCTTAGCCGTAATTTTCCGAATCTGATTCTACCCAAAGTGAAACAGGTAACCAGATTGCTCCATATCCATAAAAACGTTCCTGGAATCATGGCACAAATCAACAAGGTATATGCTCAAAACAACATCAATATTGTTGCCCAATTTTTAATGACCAAAAGTGACATCGGATATGCGGTAACAGATATACAAGGAGAATACGATAAAGATCTTTTGAAACAACTCAAACAGATCGAGAATACAATAAAATTTAGAATCTTATATTAAACGATTGCTATAATTCAGGCTCCCCATATCGGTGCCTGAATTATATTTTCAACCGCTCTCTTTCACATAAAAAAAACGCGTTATGTCCTTACATCAGGATCCCGAATTAAAGAAGGCTGTTCTTGACTTGCCACAAAAGGAGAAAGACAAGCTTCTCGTACGTCTGATAAGCAAGGACAAAATGCTGATCAAACAATTGCATTTCCAATTATTGGAGAATGCAGATGACTTGGAGGAACGTATTGAAAAACTACGCAAGCAATTGGCACAACTGTTCGATACTAGTGTAAGCCAAATTGGCAATACGCCCCATCACAGTAATTTTATTGGGCTCAGTAAACTTGTCAAACAGGCTAGTGGCCTAGTCAATGAACACGAAAAAGTCACTAAGGATAAAGTTAGTGAGGTGGAATTTCGGATCTATATCCTGAAAAGAACGATCGTGGATTACGACAGACTTTTTGATTCCTCTTATCAATCTGCTGCGCACAAATTACATAAATATATCACAGGGCGTATAAAGCATGCGGTCGGCAAATACAGTAAACTTCATGAGGACTTTCAGTTCGACTATCGGGAAGATTTCCAAAATACATTGAATGCCTTTGGTAATACGACGCTAAAAAGCTATATTAGTGAACAGAAGATTGATATCGACCTAAGTTAATTATGAGAAATAGCAAAAACCGCGTTAAAATTGGATCCTTCCACGTTACTGCTTACGAGCAATATAAATTAATTTATTTAGCTACATTGCTAGTTTTACTCGCTTTCGCCTATACCTTTTACCTGGCGAGATAACGTTCGTCAAGACTCATCGGTTAGTTAATCTAGTCCGGACAAAAACCACACCCTTATCACGAGCAGACCTGCTATTTTTTTACCAAAAAATTTAGCACTTCATACCTAATACTTAATAGTATTTCGCTAAATTCGCAATTATTCGAAATTTTTGCTCGTGGGAATTCAAGAAATATTAGAAAAATACAGTCAAAGCGAATCCGTCCAGTCGCTAACCAAGGCTATGCAATCCAAAAATCCGAAGATTCAGCTTAAAGGACTTATTGGCTCATCTGATGCATTTATAGCGGTATCTTCCTACAACTTACAGGAACGTCCAATGGTGTTTATCTTACCGACCCATGAAGACGCATCTTATTTTTTAAGCGATCTGGAAAGCCTGCTGGATAAGCAGGTCCTTTTTTTTCCTTCGTCTTATCGAAAAGCATTTGATTTTACTCAGACCGACTCTGCCAACGTATTGCAGCGTGCAGAGACTTTAAGTTCGCTTAATCATACCTCAGAATTACCTAAAATGGTTGTTACGTACCCTGAGGCCATTGCGGAGAAAGTAATCAACCGAAGTGATTTGGATAAGAATACGTTGGAAATAACAGAGAATACTGCTTTAAGTATTGATTTCATCAATGAATTCTTGATTGAATATGATTTTGATCGCGTAGACTTTGTGTATGAGCCTGGACAGTTTGCGATACGAGGAGGCATCGTAGACATTTTTTCTTTTTCGAACGATCTTCCTTACCGTATTGAATTCTTTGGCGACGATATTGAAAGCATACGGACATTTGACATTGAGTCGCAGCTTTCCGTCAAAAAGATCCACAAAGTAACCATTGTTCCTAACGTTCAGGCTAAATTCTTGACATCACAGCACATTTCGCTGCTAGAATATATTGATCAGGGCGCCACGATCTGGATAAAAGACGCTCAATTCACTTTAGATATTGTAAAAGATGGGTTAAAGAAAGCGGAAAAATTATGGGTGGGGCTAACAGATAAGCAGAAAAAGGATAATCCCGAATGGCATAACCCAGCCCATGAGTTTACAGATGAGAAGAATCTCAATGCCTTATTCTTTGAATTCCCGATCGTCGAATTCGGCAAACAATTCTTTTATAAAGCAGAGAATACCTTTAAGTTCGATATCCATCCGCAACCCTCTTTCAATAAAGATTTTAATCTTTTAATCCATAATTTCAAGGAGAATGAAGACCAACGCATCCAAAACCTTATCTTTTCAGATTCAACGAAACAGGTTGAGCGTATTTATACCATTCTAGAAGATCTTGACAAATCGGCAACCTTCATCCCGATTCATAAAGCCTTACGGGAGGGCTTTAGAGACGACAGTTTAAAACTGGCATGCTATACGGATCACCAAATATTTGACAGGTATTATAAATACAAACGTAAGAAGGCTTACGAGCGTTCGCAGGCAATTACGCTGAAGGATTTACGGGATCTCAAACCAGGTGATTTTATTACCCATATTGACCACGGTGTCGGCCGATATGGAGGTTTGGAAAAGGTAGATGTTAACGGTAAATCTCAGGAAATGATCCGTCTGATCTATGCAGATAATGATCTTTTGTATGTGAACATCAACTCCTTAAACCGAATATCAAAATATTCTGGAAAAGAAGGTACGGTTCCCAAAATGAATAAATTGGGCACGGATGCATGGGACAAACTCAAGAAGACAACCAAGAAAAAGGTAAAAGATATTGCGCGTGACTTAATCATGCTCTATGCCAAACGCAAAGCACAGCACGGAAATGCTTTTTCACCCGATAGCTACTTACAGAATGAATTGGAAGCCTCCTTTATTTACGAGGATACGCCCGATCAGGAGAAAGCTACTGCCGATGTAAAAAAGGATATGGAATCGCCACATCCAATGGACCGATTGATCTGTGGGGACGTCGGGTTTGGAAAAACGGAAGTTGCCATCCGTGCGGCTTTCAAAGCTGTAGCAGACAGTAAGCAGGTTGCCGTACTCGTACCGACGACAATCCTTGCACTGCAGCATTTCCGTACATTTTCGGAGCGACTGAAAGGTCTTCCATGCAATATAGACTACATCAATCGTTTTAAAACGACCAAACAGATTAAAGATACCTTAGCAAGGCTTGCCGAAGGAAAAATAGACATTATTATAGGCACACATCGTCTTGTGAGCAAAGATGTTAAGTTTAAAGACCTTGGCCTGATGATCATTGATGAAGAGCAGAAATTTGGCGTTGCCGTAAAGGAAAAATTGAAAGTTATGCGTGCGAATGTAGATTCGCTGACACTGACAGCAACACCTATTCCAAGAACATTGCACTTTTCATTGATGGGAGCCCGCGATCTGAGTATCATCTCTACTCCGCCGCCCAACC encodes the following:
- the mfd gene encoding transcription-repair coupling factor; translated protein: MGIQEILEKYSQSESVQSLTKAMQSKNPKIQLKGLIGSSDAFIAVSSYNLQERPMVFILPTHEDASYFLSDLESLLDKQVLFFPSSYRKAFDFTQTDSANVLQRAETLSSLNHTSELPKMVVTYPEAIAEKVINRSDLDKNTLEITENTALSIDFINEFLIEYDFDRVDFVYEPGQFAIRGGIVDIFSFSNDLPYRIEFFGDDIESIRTFDIESQLSVKKIHKVTIVPNVQAKFLTSQHISLLEYIDQGATIWIKDAQFTLDIVKDGLKKAEKLWVGLTDKQKKDNPEWHNPAHEFTDEKNLNALFFEFPIVEFGKQFFYKAENTFKFDIHPQPSFNKDFNLLIHNFKENEDQRIQNLIFSDSTKQVERIYTILEDLDKSATFIPIHKALREGFRDDSLKLACYTDHQIFDRYYKYKRKKAYERSQAITLKDLRDLKPGDFITHIDHGVGRYGGLEKVDVNGKSQEMIRLIYADNDLLYVNINSLNRISKYSGKEGTVPKMNKLGTDAWDKLKKTTKKKVKDIARDLIMLYAKRKAQHGNAFSPDSYLQNELEASFIYEDTPDQEKATADVKKDMESPHPMDRLICGDVGFGKTEVAIRAAFKAVADSKQVAVLVPTTILALQHFRTFSERLKGLPCNIDYINRFKTTKQIKDTLARLAEGKIDIIIGTHRLVSKDVKFKDLGLMIIDEEQKFGVAVKEKLKVMRANVDSLTLTATPIPRTLHFSLMGARDLSIISTPPPNRQPVQTELHVFNETLIGEAVSYELDRGGQVFFIHNRVADLPQLGNLIRKLVPGARVGVAHGQLEGDELEDVMLKFINHDFDVLIATTIIEAGLDIPNANTIIINHAHMFGLSDLHQMRGRVGRSNKKAFCYLLSPPLSTLTSEAYKRLSAIEEFSELGSGFNVAMRDLDIRGSGNLLGGEQSGFIAEIGFEMYHKILDEAIQELKEDEFSEVFADEKERKYVSFTQIDTDLEVLIPDEYVTSITERYNLYTELSKLENEQQLTAFEQELEDRFGPIPREVFELFNTLRLQWFGKTIGFEKIAYKKQTLKAYFVSNPKSSYFESDQFGRVLSFVQNHPEISNLKEVKGQLRLALNNVNTIGYALNLLREML
- a CDS encoding HAD-IB family phosphatase, whose translation is MKNYYIIDFDSTFTQVEALDELARISLENHPDREAIYLEIERYTNLAMEGKLSFREALAGRVKLLNANKTHLDKLVSHLKKKVSTSFSRNREFFKKNADTAWIVSGGFKEFITPVVTPYHIKTENIYANTFRFDEKGNIIGFDEENPLSNEGGKVQLLRQLKIEGKLFGIGDGYSDFQLKESGLIEKFFAFTENIQRKSVTDKADFITPSFDEFLYVNDLPRAISYPKNRILCLIVGDVPEIAAHILKRDGFSIRIKDTIEEKYIKDVGMLLLGGNIDISDELLQQADKLKTIGYLGDIKGHINKEICNAKGIVVFDDKKNKKKNSEFIPRRMAEFINNGDTYLSRNFPNLILPKVKQVTRLLHIHKNVPGIMAQINKVYAQNNINIVAQFLMTKSDIGYAVTDIQGEYDKDLLKQLKQIENTIKFRILY